CTGATTGTTAACCCAAATGAGCAAGATCAACTGCTTTTTGTTCACATGACACAGATGACCTGTTGTTCCTATAAATGCATCAGCCACTTCACTACCGCTTAGGAGCATTCTCCAACCATGATGTGTGATTGAAGCATTGTGCCATCACAGGCAGTTTTTTCTCTTGCTgggaaaatgcaacaaaacagaCTCAATGTACGACGTCAGGACCACTTGAGTAATATAAAAATACAGTTCCACTGTTTCAGAATCAGTTCTAATGAATTCAGAGATGTAAGAGATTAATGATGCTTGTTTAAAAGGTTGATATGAAAGCTCAATCTTCTCGACAAACAATGTAATTGTCTCATCTTGATCAAGACCTTTTCATCAGCTCACTAGTTCTCATTCAGGTATTAAAGCGCCATCTAGTGATCTATAGAAGTGTGCGACACCATTACACATTTAACCTCACAGATGTTGTAAAATCATTAACCTAACATTATCATCTTACCAAAGTGTAGAAGAGTTCTGGTATTTTAGGtgcctgtctgtgttttatgatgAAGGGTTGCCATTCATCAGTCATTCAAAAACCATGAAAAGAAGCGACGGTGCGGAGCCACGTCCTGCAGCAAAGCCAAACCATTCCTGAACGGGCTGCTTTGTTATCTTTCCACGCCAAACACAATGGAATTGCTGTAAACCTACATAATGTATAGTATGTTGTGACAGCATTACATCACTTGTTGGCTCTCGTCATTCAAACATTATTAAACTTGGGTTGTTGACATGTATAGATATCCATCTTTATATTCAATGCTGAACACACTCAGAAGTATTAATACGTCACTTAAGagtttaaatctttttttttattcataagaTGAACAGTGGCATATAATAAAACTGCCAACACATTATTTCAGTCATTTTCAAGTGAAATTATTTGCATTAAAGGTCCGATCCTCTCATTATAATAAGACACTTTCTAAAAAGTGACTTAGAATCTCAAAATTATGACTTAGAATTTAATAATTAGGAACTAGCATCTCAAAACTATGGGATAGTGTCTCATGATTATAAGATGCTATTTTTCATCACAGTAAAAAATATCTTTGTCCATATCTCTTCCATATCTTGTTGTTATTTCCGAAATGATCTCGAGGGTCATCTACGAAAAGTTCGTTAACGTGGATCCAATGGGCTTTAGGACCCCACGGACGCCCACCGATACCCACGTGACAGGGCTTCACTGGCacgatgttgatgatgatgcttCGCTGGACTCTTAACAGAGACGTGAAACACCAGCATCACGTGCGTTGGCGACgcaccagtcaaaggtttaACGTGAAGTCATCGCGGGAAGCAGCGGACATGGCTGCCGGGGTCGCACTCTTCGTCGCGGTGAACCTCGTTTGTTTATCAGCTGGTGGAAACTTGGTAAGGAAGAAGCTAAAACTAAACTGACGGTACATTCATTATAGAACAAGTCACTTGACTGACCGCAGCTGCGTAGTTCCTGGAACATTTTGATAAAAGTTTAAATAGAATCAGCTTTCCATTTATCTTGATTTTACAATAGAAAGACTCATTGGATTCAAGGCTATCCGTTCAAACTAATGTTATGCCCTGACGACCAAGGTGATGAATACGGGGCAGGTCTGCGATATGTTAGTTTGCTTAAGTACAAACCACAATACTATagtgcagaggtcttcaacaggggggtcgcgaaatttttggttgataagacaattttttttccacaaatttaaatgtcttcagaatcagaattgtatttgtcttctttattgttacacattaacataaatccaacatattgtagcgaatggataaattaatggagaagacattatctttcagtccacagcagctctcaagctgggcatcggttcattcacagcacctttcatgctgatacgacagcagaggcactagccaatcagatcacgttcatgctcacgtaaaagcgcaaagctcaaaaataaatagaataaagggtccctgctccatctcgccatcagtttgggggtccttggcctgaaaaacgttgaagacccctgctatAGTGTACAAGTAAATGTCCTGCTTTAAAAATCACAGTCGTGTGTGCATATCGGTTACCACATATCTTCATTACATTGACACGTCTCAGCTGGTTTGGGAAAACTGTTATTCCTCATATCTTGGCATGATGTATTTGTTAATTTTCCATTTATTATAAACAATGTAAAATCTGCAAAGTAAGTTGAGTCTGGAGCTTCAAAGCAAATGAAggagaaaaaagtaaaagtatttacatccgATTTAGTTTAGTAGAAGTATCTTACTTTCTCGATGCCACGACGTCTCTTGCAGGTCTCTGGAGAACGATCGTTCTCTATAGACTACAAAAACAACTGCTTCCTCAAAGACGGGAAGCCCTTCCGGTACATCTCAGGCAGTATTCACTACTCCAGAATCCCACCGTACTACTGGAAGGACCGTCTGCTAAAGATGTACATGACCGGACTCAACGCCATCCAAGTGTAAGTGCACgcgctttgtgtgtttttgcattaGGTCGGCTCTTTCTTTGCGGGACTTTTGTTCTTCCTCCCCACAGATATGTGCCTTGGAACTTCCATGAAGCGGTAGAGGGAGTCAACAACTTCACAGGGGCCCAAGATCTGGAGCGTTTTTTGCATCTGGCCAATCAGACCGGCCTACTGGTCATTCTGCGTCCCGGACCGTACATCTGTGCCGAGTGGGAAATGGTGACAAAAATAAGTTCACAATCTCAGCTTATTTATCAGTTAAGTGTCATAAATCAAAAATGTCCCAAGCGTGACAATAAACTATATTTGATCTTACCGCCGTAAGATCAAATATAGTTTATTGTCACGCTTGGGACATTTTATACAACGAGGAAATTGAGAAGGGAACCAAACAAATGATTTCACAGTTCAGCATAAAAGATTGACCTTTTTGTAAATGGAGATCCATCATTAAAGTGAGCAAAACCCCCTTTTTCTACCCAGGGCGGATTGCCAGCTTGGCTACTTCAGAAACCAAACATTATACTTCGCTCCGCTGACACAGGTGAGACCCCTGCACCTACTGCACGTGTCCTTGTCGTTTTGGTAATGCAAATACGCCGCTGATTTGGATTTCCTCTGCCTCAGATTATGTCCAGGCAGTCAGCAACTGGCTCGCTGTTCTTCTTCCCAAAATGAAGCCGTGGCTGTACAGCAACGGGGGCAACATCATAAGCGTCCAGGTAGAGCATGGAGTCGCTCCTTCTTGTTTGTATCAGTGTCACGACGTTGGTTTCCAATCATCCATCGCTTTCGGCTGCAGGTGGAGAACGAATATGGAAGTTACTTTGCTTGTGACTACAACTACCTGCGTCACCTGCGGACTCTGTTCCGCTTCTTTCTGGGGGAAGAAACCGTCATGTTCACCACTGATGGAAACACGGACAAGGAAATGAAATGCGGCACTCTGGAGGGATTGTATGCCACAGTGGACTTTGGCACAGGTATTGTGTGAAAATGATTAACGGGATACCGGCACTGTACTTCCTGTCATTCACAAAGGAAAGTTGTAATTTCTTGCATCCCCTCACGCAGACACCGACATAACTAAAGCCTTCCGCCGGCAGAGAAGGTTTGAACCTCGAGGGCCGCTGGTTAGTTATATATTAACCCGCTCATCTTAAGATGCAGTTATTACCGACTCCACAAAAACAAGCGCACGGAgttgaaacatttaaatgacGTCATAGGTGAACTCGGAGTTCTACACCGGCTGGTTGGACCACTGGGGAGATCGGCACGCTGTGGTTGACGCGCAGAAGGTCAGCAGGGTGCTACAAAAAATGCTAGTCATGGGGGCCAACGTCAACATGTAGGTCtccccgaacacacacacacacaccccaaaaaACTAATTTCTTCCTGGATCACCAACCAATGATATGAATATAGAACACCGCCAGCCTTTTTCTTTAGGACGCATCAACCGGCTGTTTGAGGTGACGCTACTCCTACCAGGTGAAAAGTAACAGGCGTCTCTCTCCTCAGGTACATGTTTGAAGGAGGCACCAACTTTGGCTACTGGAACGGTAAATTCATCGTTTTTCATGATCAGTGTCTCGGTTGTTCACACGACCTCGCATAAAGATAAAAGGCTCAGCACGTGGCGCATTCGTCCctttgaaaccccccccctccctcttctctccaccCCGAAGGTGCCGATCACGACACCCGCTTCCGCTCAGTGGTGACAAGTTATGATTACGACGCCCCGCTGTCTGAAGCAGGAGACCCCACAGAGAAGCTGTCGGCCATCAGAGACGTCATAAAGCAGGTCGCCTTGATTTGACTGCCACCCGCCGGGGATGATGTGCTGATTACGCGTCCCTGGGAGGATTAACTTGATGTTTCTCTACAGTTTAGAGACATTCCCTCCGGCCCCATGCCACCAGCCACTCCAAAGTTTGCCTACGGATTTGTGACCCTGAAAATGGTAAAAAATTAATTCAGCTTCTGAAGGGCTAAATCCGTAGAGAGCTAGAAGTTGCGACTGATAAAATAACGGACATTTTTCAGGTTGGCAACGTCAGCGGTCTGCTGGACACGCTGTCGCTTTCGGGTCCAGTGACATCGCTGCATCCTCTGACGTTTGAAGAGATGAAACAGGTACAGTGTGTCCATCAAACAGGGGAAGGGGGGACCGGCGCTGCGGCTGCAATAAGCTTCTTGAAACGTGGAGAACTTCTAGAGGTCTGCAACCTGTCACGTCTATTGTGTTCAGTACTATGGATACGTGCTTTATCGGACCACGCTGCCCCGGGACCTCTCGGAGCCGACGCCACTTATCTCTCCGCTGAATGGGGTTCATGACCGTGCATATGTGTCCGTCAATGGGGTGAGCCTTCACAATGCACTTTTGTTGTGTGGGGAAAACATCACAGGTTTAAAACCAGCCGCGCTTGTTCCTAAAATGTCCGGGTTGTGAAAAATGGGAATTCTTCCCGGGTTCTTTGTTAACGTCCAGGGTCATTGAATGTTTGGAACAGGTGTTCCGGGGTCTGTTGGAGAGAGACACGGTGCTGGTGATGAACGTAACTGGACAGCAGGGGGACACTATGGACATCCTCGTTGAAAACATGGGCAGGGTGAACTTTGGAAGCAAGATCAATGACCACAAGGCAAGACGGCCAAGTCCAACCCTGTAGACTTTAGGCATTCTTTGGTTGATGAATCAATAGATTGATGAAGCCACAGTTATCAGgaacaaaaactaaaatgataacaaaagtTGAAGACCATTTCTATTGCTTGATGGTTATTGTGTTTAGACTTAACAGAATGTATGTACTTCAGGGCCTCGTGAGCAACTTGTTCCTGGGTAAAGACGTACTGACCGACTGGAAAATCTACTCTTTGGACATCGATGGAGCCATTGCTGGAGGATGGCCTCATTCAGGCCGTCGTACGTCCTTCCCCGTCCCTCACAGAGACCCTTCAGTTGGACCGGTCTTGTACATGGGGACCTTACAGCCCAACGGCCTGGCGCGGGACACCTTTCTCAAGCTCACTGAGTGGACAAAGGTATTGTTTTATTGGAAGGGTTACCTCATGATtgcagggggcgggggggtgtatGTACCCAtataatgttgtattttttatatcaGGGTCAGGTGTGGATTAATGGTATGAACCTGGGACGATACTGGCAGGCAAGAGGCCCTCAACAGACTCTGTATGTCCCCGGACCCCTGCTCAGCACTGCCCTTCCCAACAACATCACAgtgctggagctggagggggCGCCAGCACACCGACGCGTTCTCTTCGTGGACCGACCTCAGTTCAATGTCAAAAAGTCCAAATAGGGTTCGGCATCACTGCCTTCTCCAACATTCAGCTGACGGAATGCTGCAGCCCAAtagctataataataataataataacgattCATCTGACACAAGAAATACGATTTCTTTTCAGCATTATTTCAGTGCCAGTGTAATTTATTGCCCATTCATAATCATAACGATCCAAGGCCAAATGCTTTAAAAGCAGCAGCCAATTGGTCATGATTTTGTCTTCATGGTTGAACATACACTGATGCCTTTGGAAATAAGTTACAATGAGAAGtcttagtttgttttttaaaaagacatttgctTATTTACCTTTTCCATAGTTGTCGCTATTGtaaataaattatacatttgtgtttaataTGTTTGATTTTCCCAGTTGTCTTGAACATCTgacataataaaaatacaattttaaatccTTGATTTGAGTTGAATTGAAACCAGCACATTGGCAAGACACGTCCATATTGAGACTCCATCAAGGCTGCCCAAGATCAGGTCGCTCCAATCTTTCATTATTCTTAGTTGTTATAAAAGAGGGAAGGATAATCTTCTCTGCATTACCCTTTGTCCATTTCGTCAAAGTCTTATTGTTGGCTGACTTCTGCCCCTGTGCGGGTGTCAGGTCCGGCCTGGAGGAGCGCGGGCTTTTCGATGTGCTTGGACACAGCGAGGGGTGCAGAAGGAATACTCCAGGTACTGAAAGGGGATCTTCCCCAGCAAGGACTCTCCACACATCCAGCACCTCCTGGAGACAATAAGACAAAGAGCACGTTGTATTTCTGTGTTGACAAAAAACATTGACGTGGTTCCATTCAGGCGGAATGTGAGGGACTTACTTGACATTAGCTACTTGCTCGGCtaacctcctctctgctgccagAGCTCTCTGGAACGAAAACAAGAGAACGGGTATCATTTTCCAGATCATTTAATTAGagattaaatacacattaactcACCTTTTCACGGTCAGTTAGAGACGcaaacttcttcttttcctcttcctccaactctcgtttccttttttcctccttctgctcttttTCACGCtgtctttttaaagctttttgggCCTTTTTCTTCTCCGTCTTTTTGGATTCAAGCTCTGCCGTCAGGGGCGCAGGGACCTAAAGATGcacatggacaaaaaaaaataattaaaaaaggggGGCTCTGCTTGTATTTAATGCCGTGCGTGGAACAAAAGTTAGACTGTACATTCTTACCTGTGCCTTGATGTAGTCATATTTGTCGGGATTCTCGGCCATGTATTTACGGAAGACATTCCTCGTCTCTTTGTCGGGACAGACAACATAAGGCGTCTGTCCTTTGTTATCCCTTTAAACCAATATGTAAGAAATAATGTTTCAGCTCCGGCATGGAATCGTTGCGTTCTGCTGCCGATTGTCGCGCATTTTCATACCTGCACGCTGGGTCCGCTCCTCCATCCAGGAGCAGCCTGACCGCGGCCTTTTGTGCAGCAGCTGAGGCAACGTGCAGCAACGTGAACCCCGACGAGTCTATGGGCTCATTGAGGAGCGGCGGAGGACTCGGCACATCAGAAGGGGCGCTCTCCGACCGCTCGCCGCTCTGCGGCGCTTCCCCCGGCGGCTGAAGGAGTCCGCGCAGGGCGTCCACATCCCCGACCTTACAGGCCGTGAACGCTTTGTCCCTCAGGCCGTACTCGTGCGACGCGTCGACGGTTTCTAGAGACACTGACAGAGGAATGGTTCTTTTCTGAAATGTTCTATATCACAGAGGCGGTGAGTTGCAAGATGCGACATGGTGAGCTGTGGTGAGGGAaaagcacacatgcacaccttcTGGTTGCTTCTTGCTCGGCGCTTTCTTCCTCGTCTTGGGCTTAGACTGGGTCTCTCGGGGGGCATCTTCTTCTGGGGTAGCCTCGAGCACTTCTTCTTGATCGTCCGCTTCTGTTTGACTCAATTCTGTCAGACGTGGATGTTAAATTCGGTTAAATCTTGCAGAACCGTCATGTGATAATCGAGCGGTCCCTGGGGGTTGTGTGATGTAGCTATAGGGGGTATATGGTGCAACACCCTGGACCAGACCTACCCTCTGTTTGCAGTTtggattcctcctcctcttgctccttcttcctcctcctcctcctcctgtgcctGGGGGGATAGATTTCAAACTCCCTGAGGTTGAGCGTTCCTATTGtaagctcctccatctccagctggATGTCTCCAACTTCTTCTTCACCAGAGCTTTCGGGATTTTTATCTGCTgatatgaaggaaaaaaaaaagaaagaaagtgggCTGGGATACCAAAATTCACTGGAAACAGCGATATGAACACCTAAGGAGAGTAATAACATTTCTACCCACAGTGTCCCCACTGCGCATGTTAACCTCTGAGGCTCACCTTTGTCTTGATCTGCATCCGTTTGTGTCGTGGGTCTGGCAGATTTCTTCCAGGCCTTCTTAGATGGAGCAAAGACCGCAGACATGTCCGTGTCTTTCCCTGCGACGAGAGTATTTTGCACAGCGCATTGCAGATTACACCCTGGCCGTGCGACAGCGGGCAGAGAACATGTCATTATTCCGTGGATGCGCGATTTGTCGGCTCACCATAAACATGGACAGTGGAAAGCACCTCGTGTACCCGCCGAGCCTCCCGAAAGGTCGCCCTGCGCGTGGGAAAGGGGATTGCGTGGATCCTGcgatcttttttttcaaacggaGCTGCACGACCCCCGAAAAAGATGCTTTTATTGTAGCTCGGCGCTCGCACAAATATGGCAGAGGCTTCCTTCAGGTGTTCGGCCCAGCTGACCAGAAGATCCTGAATGTCCTGaaattttttttatacaaaaggGTTGAAAAACGTGGCACCTCGCTCCTGAGAACGGATTACATCAGAAAACGTTACATGGTTTATTTTTGAACTGAGAAACGTATTGATTATAAAGACTCAGTTGAATTAAAGCGTTAAACGCTCACAAAATAAGCAATTCGTGTCAAACGAGgaataaatgacaaaatgcaACTGCTCCCTTGAATATTCAATGGCTAAATAAAGAAACtttacacagagacaaaaacaatgtattttcaatcccgcagaagaaaaaaaaaaagtcaaaagaaagCATCACGACAGGACATCATAGCTGAATacgattgtaaataaaaaagcaaactATCAGTGTAAAGGAAGTGGAACCTTGCCTTCACTAGCGCTCCTTCATTGTATCGCCTCAGAGCAGCTCCAGCGGATTTTGGCGCGTGGCCGCGGTTCTGAGCGTCTCGGAGTCCTTGAGCGGTTCCCCGCTTCGCTCGCACCGTGTATCGATGGAAGGTCTTGTGCTGAAGGACTTCTTTTCTATAATTTAACACATTGTGCTCACATTTTAGTCTAAGCGCGACTGCAAAAAGCGTATTCCTTATTAAAGTGGTACGatactaaagaaaaaaaatcataattaGAGGCGATGAAGTCATGTATATGAGGCATTGAGTGACAGCTTATCCACAGAAGACAATTCATTTTGATAAACAAAGCTGGTTTACATGTTAGCGATAAATCTCCACCTACAATTACAGCCAGTAACATGTCATCTAAGATCCTTGTaagcaaacaaaccaaacacactcACCCTTGGAACACGGCGCCAGCAAAGTGGCCTCCACCTGTCATGAGAATGACCCACACGGTCTGCTGACTTATGGCTCTCAGGGACGATCCTGCGTCTTGCTCAACGTCCGCCTGAAATATCACAGGAGATCAGCATGAAACGTCCGTTAACCCACAACGTCGCGCCGCCGTACCCGCCGAGCCTCACCTGCCCCCGTAGGATGCAGCGGTACACCGAAAGATATTGTTCGGCCGAGTTCTGAAAAACCACTTTGTTGCAATGCCGCCCGGCGAGCGAACCGCGTCCGGCTGAGCTGTCGTTGGCGGTGCCGGGAACGTTGCTGCTTGTCCCCCTGCTCTCGCTGTCGgagtcgtcgtcctcctcctccgaatCCGACTCGGAGCCCGAGATGCTGGACATGTCTCCTGTGAAGCGAGAAGCGAGGATGAAACGAGCGCTGCGAACTATACGATCGCGCTCGCCTGGGGGAGTTGGCACTCCGGTTTCCTCACCAGCTCCGGTCTTCCTTTCAAACTCCTCGGCTGTGACCGGCGGCATTCCAGAAATCTTTAGTCTCAGGTTGAAACGATGCCAGTCCAGCTTGTAGTGCTCCGTCTGGAATGTAGAAGGATGATGTTTAGCTCGAAAAATACGACCCACGCTCGTGCACATCCAACGGATCTCATTTCATTAACTGGAGCAAACTgtgaagttgtgtttttttgtcacctGTTCCTCGCGAGTGACGAAAGAGCTTTTGCAGGCGGTGCAGAGCATCTTGTCCGAGACCTCTCGGACCAGGCTGGACTCCCGATGTCTGTCATCCTCTGGGGATTTGTCCTCCGCCTCTGTGGAGGAAGCCAATAGAGGTTGAGCTCCATctggaaacaaaacacaacaacacaaggaGCAGAGCTGCGATCCGAGCGTAGATACCGTGTGGGGCCGGGTCGGTGTCTCCAGGCGGCCTCAGGAAGGACTTGACCTCCCTCAGCCCGTTCAGAGCCTCATCGTTTGGGCACAAGTGGAAGATGGAGCGGTACTCGGCTCCTGACGTCATGTTCTGGACCgctttgacctttaaccccaaAAATTAAGCCGTGAGAACCAGATAGAAGCGACGCAACGTGAGATCGCAGCTATCCAGAACAATACGCTTCGTGTGGGATAGACGCCTACTGGTCTAACAGCTTAGTCCAGCTCTTACGGAACAATTGGACCCTGTAGTGAGAGATAACGTTACATCAGCTGATGTAACCTTAGTGCTCTTTGAACGCCACATGTGGTAGTGACCAACAGcctttaacaacaaacatggcGTGTAGTCCTCCTTTACATAATATGTAATTTGATGTATTACAATTAACGTTAGATACAATTAactaatttataaaaaaataggaAGCAACTCACCATCAAAACGTGTTTAGAAAAGCAGTGCTAATGTTGTGTTACTTCGCTCGCTCCATGACACAACTACGGGAATCAAGAagggacaaacaaagacaaggCGCGCAGCGCCCCCTGCAGCGGCAGAACGCCGTCATCTCACCGAGCTTCTACTTTGCTTTATTTCCATTACAGTTATTTTTCCTTTATTACATTTGTTCGATCACTTTTATAGTTGCGTTGCAGATTTCggttataaattaaaaaaaatcaaattaactAATTACTTTACAGTAATTCTGAAATGGCCCAAGCTGCAAAATGAGTGCTTTACTTTTGTGATGGCAATATCTTTGCACTTTTGTTTAAATGCAGTACTTTAATTTGAAACAGAGTATTTCCGTACTGATTTTTTTTACTAAACATTTTATTAGTTGTACGAGTTTTGTCCTCTTTTCTTGCAAAAGGAGGGTGGTTGATTTTTATAAGGAATAATACGTTTCATGCACAGAGAGAAAAGCTTCATTAATGGAAGCTTATATGAATGCACACGgctatatatttgtatatctcTATTCAAACCAAAAAGTATACTGTGTATCGTGTGTGTCacatattaatgtttttttctgaccaATGGATTATTATAACTTGATCAAACATTTTATTaggagaaacaaaaaggacacacaatcattataaatatgaatacaaacatGCCTGCAATCTTTAAAACACATGTTATATCTTTGAGTCACTTGGGTTTGTTTTGATGTCTCTTTGATTTTTCAGCTGGTGCTTGAATCAAAGCTTGTGCTGTTTGCAAAGAAACAGAATGATtacatgatgtatttcaaatgcaactTCTGTATACGCTCCAAACTCCTCTTACCAGCCATATTACGGGCCTTAGTCTCTGCCAGTTGCTCTTTCACCTCCCGAATTTCAGCAGCAAGGCTTTCCGCTTTTTTTGTGATGCGCTCACTCCTTTCCTGCAAGTCATTATTTTGATCTCTGAAAGACAACAAATATTTTGAAACACTTCTTGCACAGGGAAACCAGCTTGTTTTATTCACTCTCTCTCCAAGCAGGTAGAGCAGCTGAGCACATTGACCTTTCCACAGAGTC
The window above is part of the Gasterosteus aculeatus chromosome 16, fGasAcu3.hap1.1, whole genome shotgun sequence genome. Proteins encoded here:
- the ankzf1 gene encoding tRNA endonuclease ANKZF1 isoform X3; protein product: MVKAVQNMTSGAEYRSIFHLCPNDEALNGLREVKSFLRPPGDTDPAPHEAEDKSPEDDRHRESSLVREVSDKMLCTACKSSFVTREEQTEHYKLDWHRFNLRLKISGMPPVTAEEFERKTGAGDMSSISGSESDSEEEDDDSDSESRGTSSNVPGTANDSSAGRGSLAGRHCNKVVFQNSAEQYLSVYRCILRGQADVEQDAGSSLRAISQQTVWVILMTGGGHFAGAVFQGKEVLQHKTFHRYTVRAKRGTAQGLRDAQNRGHAPKSAGAALRRYNEGALVKDIQDLLVSWAEHLKEASAIFVRAPSYNKSIFFGGRAAPFEKKDRRIHAIPFPTRRATFREARRVHEVLSTVHVYGKDTDMSAVFAPSKKAWKKSARPTTQTDADQDKADKNPESSGEEEVGDIQLEMEELTIGTLNLREFEIYPPRHRRRRRRKKEQEEEESKLQTEELSQTEADDQEEVLEATPEEDAPRETQSKPKTRKKAPSKKQPEETVDASHEYGLRDKAFTACKVGDVDALRGLLQPPGEAPQSGERSESAPSDVPSPPPLLNEPIDSSGFTLLHVASAAAQKAAVRLLLDGGADPACRDNKGQTPYVVCPDKETRNVFRKYMAENPDKYDYIKAQVPAPLTAELESKKTEKKKAQKALKRQREKEQKEEKRKRELEEEEKKKFASLTDREKRALAAERRLAEQVANVKRCWMCGESLLGKIPFQYLEYSFCTPRCVQAHRKARAPPGRT
- the ankzf1 gene encoding tRNA endonuclease ANKZF1 isoform X2; the encoded protein is MVKAVQNMTSGAEYRSIFHLCPNDEALNGLREVKSFLRPPGDTDPAPHEAEDKSPEDDRHRESSLVREVSDKMLCTACKSSFVTREEQTEHYKLDWHRFNLRLKISGMPPVTAEEFERKTGAGDMSSISGSESDSEEEDDDSDSESRGTSSNVPGTANDSSAGRGSLAGRHCNKVVFQNSAEQYLSVYRCILRGQADVEQDAGSSLRAISQQTVWVILMTGGGHFAGAVFQGKEVLQHKTFHRYTVRAKRGTAQGLRDAQNRGHAPKSAGAALRRYNEGALVKDIQDLLVSWAEHLKEASAIFVRAPSYNKSIFFGGRAAPFEKKDRRIHAIPFPTRRATFREARRVHEVLSTVHVYGKDTDMSAVFAPSKKAWKKSARPTTQTDADQDKDKNPESSGEEEVGDIQLEMEELTIGTLNLREFEIYPPRHRRRRRRKKEQEEEESKLQTEELSQTEADDQEEVLEATPEEDAPRETQSKPKTRKKAPSKKQPEVSLETVDASHEYGLRDKAFTACKVGDVDALRGLLQPPGEAPQSGERSESAPSDVPSPPPLLNEPIDSSGFTLLHVASAAAQKAAVRLLLDGGADPACRDNKGQTPYVVCPDKETRNVFRKYMAENPDKYDYIKAQVPAPLTAELESKKTEKKKAQKALKRQREKEQKEEKRKRELEEEEKKKFASLTDREKRALAAERRLAEQVANVKRCWMCGESLLGKIPFQYLEYSFCTPRCVQAHRKARAPPGRT
- the ankzf1 gene encoding tRNA endonuclease ANKZF1 isoform X1, with product MVKAVQNMTSGAEYRSIFHLCPNDEALNGLREVKSFLRPPGDTDPAPHEAEDKSPEDDRHRESSLVREVSDKMLCTACKSSFVTREEQTEHYKLDWHRFNLRLKISGMPPVTAEEFERKTGAGDMSSISGSESDSEEEDDDSDSESRGTSSNVPGTANDSSAGRGSLAGRHCNKVVFQNSAEQYLSVYRCILRGQADVEQDAGSSLRAISQQTVWVILMTGGGHFAGAVFQGKEVLQHKTFHRYTVRAKRGTAQGLRDAQNRGHAPKSAGAALRRYNEGALVKDIQDLLVSWAEHLKEASAIFVRAPSYNKSIFFGGRAAPFEKKDRRIHAIPFPTRRATFREARRVHEVLSTVHVYGKDTDMSAVFAPSKKAWKKSARPTTQTDADQDKADKNPESSGEEEVGDIQLEMEELTIGTLNLREFEIYPPRHRRRRRRKKEQEEEESKLQTEELSQTEADDQEEVLEATPEEDAPRETQSKPKTRKKAPSKKQPEVSLETVDASHEYGLRDKAFTACKVGDVDALRGLLQPPGEAPQSGERSESAPSDVPSPPPLLNEPIDSSGFTLLHVASAAAQKAAVRLLLDGGADPACRDNKGQTPYVVCPDKETRNVFRKYMAENPDKYDYIKAQVPAPLTAELESKKTEKKKAQKALKRQREKEQKEEKRKRELEEEEKKKFASLTDREKRALAAERRLAEQVANVKRCWMCGESLLGKIPFQYLEYSFCTPRCVQAHRKARAPPGRT
- the glb1l gene encoding beta-galactosidase-1-like protein, coding for MLMMMLRWTLNRDVKHQHHVRWRRTSQRFNVKSSREAADMAAGVALFVAVNLVCLSAGGNLVSGERSFSIDYKNNCFLKDGKPFRYISGSIHYSRIPPYYWKDRLLKMYMTGLNAIQVYVPWNFHEAVEGVNNFTGAQDLERFLHLANQTGLLVILRPGPYICAEWEMGGLPAWLLQKPNIILRSADTDYVQAVSNWLAVLLPKMKPWLYSNGGNIISVQVENEYGSYFACDYNYLRHLRTLFRFFLGEETVMFTTDGNTDKEMKCGTLEGLYATVDFGTDTDITKAFRRQRRFEPRGPLVNSEFYTGWLDHWGDRHAVVDAQKVSRVLQKMLVMGANVNMYMFEGGTNFGYWNGADHDTRFRSVVTSYDYDAPLSEAGDPTEKLSAIRDVIKQFRDIPSGPMPPATPKFAYGFVTLKMVGNVSGLLDTLSLSGPVTSLHPLTFEEMKQYYGYVLYRTTLPRDLSEPTPLISPLNGVHDRAYVSVNGVFRGLLERDTVLVMNVTGQQGDTMDILVENMGRVNFGSKINDHKGLVSNLFLGKDVLTDWKIYSLDIDGAIAGGWPHSGRRTSFPVPHRDPSVGPVLYMGTLQPNGLARDTFLKLTEWTKGQVWINGMNLGRYWQARGPQQTLYVPGPLLSTALPNNITVLELEGAPAHRRVLFVDRPQFNVKKSK